DNA from Elusimicrobiota bacterium:
CCGGAAGATGCACTTTCTGATGGTCCTCAATCGCTTTTACCTGAACAATTTGAGAAACTGATGAAAGAATTAAGACCTGTTGCCGAGGCAGTTGGAAGAAAAATATGATTATTGCGATAATTGGGGTTGGGCTTATTGGCGGGTCAATAGGGCTTGCAATTAAAGATTCAAAATTAAAAATTCAAAATGTTACTGGTATAGGAAGAAATATTGAACGGCTGAAAATTGCTAAAAAACTTGGTGCAGTTGATAAAATTACGACTAATTTTAGGGAAGGTGTAAAAGATGCAGATATAATTTTTGTTTGCTTGCCTGTCAGCTTGATTGCTGATACGGTGAAAAAGATAATTCCATTTTGCAAAAAAGGAGCAATTATTACAGATGTGGGTAGCGTGAAAACACCAATTGTTAAAAAAGTAGAGAATTTTCTATTCCCTATTCCCTCTTCCCTATCTCCTGTCTTTATCGGTGGTCATCCGATTGCTGGCTCGGAAAAAACCTCTGTGAAGTATGCTTCAAAAGAACTTTTCAAAAATGCAGTTGTTATTTTAACGCCGACTACAAAAACAAAAAAAAATGCCTTGGATATTATTAAAAACCTTTGGAAGAAAATGGGTGCAAAGGTAAAAATTATGTCTGCAGAGAAACATGATAAAATTCTTTCTT
Protein-coding regions in this window:
- a CDS encoding prephenate dehydrogenase/arogenate dehydrogenase family protein, whose amino-acid sequence is MIIAIIGVGLIGGSIGLAIKDSKLKIQNVTGIGRNIERLKIAKKLGAVDKITTNFREGVKDADIIFVCLPVSLIADTVKKIIPFCKKGAIITDVGSVKTPIVKKVENFLFPIPSSLSPVFIGGHPIAGSEKTSVKYASKELFKNAVVILTPTTKTKKNALDIIKNLWKKMGAKVKIMSAEKHDKILSSTSHLPHIVAFSLVNSVDNFELVGNGFRDTTRIASSDPEMWADIIFHNRTNVRRTIRKFINELKKIEKAKSKKELLNYFRKAKIKREAKCNNRILSEDNLIKFIKVSLRQRRIPPSVREVAKYFAVSVSTAHQRLKNLYEKGLIFKRKSQNSSRRVARGITSKK